The Primulina eburnea isolate SZY01 chromosome 13, ASM2296580v1, whole genome shotgun sequence genome includes a region encoding these proteins:
- the LOC140808962 gene encoding uncharacterized protein, with translation MKTTEEKKSSSCIDDQMHDGSSSACGRQEVVSIPQTEKTLEMTAETSNCNKHWKKPNLFLEIPKLSDQEFVQIKMPLTPTPTPKRVNFFLSSSPSDLRLNESPGPSSTRGKSSIRNLLTKLSFKYRDTNSDIEKAATIASGSSPVVTQDKPSMSRSWSLSKIFTPRIKRMSSLPVTRDSNSDGSHAGSIYDHLNEVKNMRGISRSLSVPVIDKEKGIQTKDSFFRVIPSTPRVMDGDPEVSIAATGDNENNEANGEDIPEDEAVCRICFIELCEGGETLKMECSCKGELALAHQECALKWFGIKGNKTCEVCKQEVRNLPVTLLRIQSSVNQNTTTNNFGHTEINGYRVWQELPILAIVSMLAYFCFLEQLLVGKMSTGAISISLPFSCVLGLLSSMTSSTMVKRRYIWVYASVQFTLVVLFAHILYNLVHVQAVLSILLATFAGFGVSMSGSSIAVEVLRWRRRRHARANQNQIMLNPPSSHVATSSYGSPSLYHDRDVENPETFGGR, from the exons ATGAAAACTACCGAAGAGAAGAAGAGCAGCAGTTGCATTGACGACCAGATGCATGATGGAAGTAGCAGTGCGTGTGGAAGGCAAGAAGTTGTTTCGATTCCTCAG ACAGAGAAAACCTTGGAAATGACTGCGGAAACATCAAACTGCAACAAGCATTGGAAGAAACCTAACCTTTTCTTGGAGATACCCAAGCTTTCAGATCAAGAATTTGTCCAAATAAAGATGCCTCTCACTCCAACCCCCACCCCAAAAAGAGTTAACTTCTTTTTATCATCAAGCCCTTCTGATTTGAGACTTAATGAGTCACCTGGACCTTCCTCAACTCGAGGCAAATCATCCATTAGAAATCTCTTGACCAAGTTAAGTTTCAAATACCGGGATACTAACTCAGATATAGAGAAAGCTGCAACCATTGCCTCTGGTTCTTCTCCCGTGGTTACCCAAGACAAGCCCTCGATGTCACGATCATGGTCACTCTCAAAAATTTTTACACCCAGAATAAAGAGAATGTCGTCCTTGCCTGTAACTAGGGATTCCAATTCAGATGGTTCTCATGCTGGAAGTATCTACGATCATCTAAATGAA GTAAAAAATATGCGAGGCATCTCCCGTTCACTTTCGGTCCCAGTCATTGACAAAGAGAAAGGAATTCAAACAAAGGATTCATTCTTTCGTGTGATTCCCTCAACTCCTAGAGTGATGGATGGAGATCCTGAAGTGTCAATAGCTGCAACAGGAGATAATG AAAATAATGAAGCTAATGGTGAAGATATACCCGAAGATGAAGCTGTTTGTCGAATTTGCTTCATTGAGCTATGTGAAGGAGGAGAAACCCTTAAGATGGAATGCAGCTGCAAAGGTGAACTTGCTTTGGCTCATCAAGAATGTGCACTAAAATGGTTTGGAATTAAGGGTAACAAGACATGCGAGGTTTGCAAACAAGAAGTTCGAAATCTCCCTGTCACGCTTTTACGTATTCAAAGCTCTGTGAATCAGAATACTACCACAAATAATTTCGGGCATACGGAGATCAATGGATACAG GGTTTGGCAGGAATTGCCGATTCTTGCCATCGTTAGCATGCTTGCCTACTTCTGTTTTCTTGAACAGCTTTTG GTTGGAAAAATGAGCACTGGTGCAATTTCCATTTCACTTCCATTTTCTTGTGTACTTGGCCTACTCTCATCTATGACCTCTTCAACTATGG TGAAGAGACGATACATTTGGGTGTATGCATCAGTTCAGTTCACCCTCGTGGTTCTCTTTGCTCATATCCTTTACAACTTG GTTCATGTGCAAGCAGTACTATCAATCCTTCTTGCAACTTTTGCTGGATTTGGCGTATCAATGAGTGGAAGCTCCATTGCCGTGGAGGTCCTGAGATGGAGAAGACGAAGGCATGCTAGAGCAAATCAAAACCAGATAATGCTGAATCCTCCATCTAGCCATGTCGCTACATCATCATATGGGAGTCCTTCGCTATACCACGACAGAGATGTCGAAAATCCAGAAACGTTTGGTGGACGATGA
- the LOC140808702 gene encoding serine/threonine-protein kinase GRIK1-like — protein MGCCECFGFTFAKKPKKFIRPSRGLPNNTSQEFLLDEETGDEEDDSYDGDTTDIGNGGESDFQSPTKRSEEILMLRMQRGLVCREFPVKETHIVLRSEDENGNKMVNEYVREHKIGAGSYGKVNLYRSRLDGKHYAIKVFHKSHLLKLRVGPSETAMTDVFREVSIMKVLGHPNIVHLIEVIDDPTTDQFFMVLEYVEGKWVCEDTGPVSSVGEDTARKYLRDIISGLMYLHSHNIVHGDIKPDNLLITGSGTVKIGDFSVSQVFEGDNDELRRSPGTPVFTAPECCLGVIYRGKAADTWAVGVTLYCMVLGNYPFLGETLQDTYDKIVNNPLLLPDDMNPLLKKLLEGLLCKDPTLRMTLEDVAQHEWVMGGDGPILEYLCWCKRNNLEKRVSAESEADAQT, from the exons ATGGGTTGCTGTGAGTGTTTTGGTTTCACCTTTGCAAAGAAACCCAAGAAGTTTATCCGACCCAGTAGGGGGTTACCCAATAACACTTCCCAGGAGTTCTTGTTGGATGAAGAGACAGGCGATGAAGAAGACGACTCTTATGATGGTGACACGACTGATATAGGGAATGGGGGTGAATCTGATTTCCAAAGTCCTACAAAACGATCAGAGGAAATTCTCATGCTCCGGATGCAGCGTGGACTTGTTTGCAGAGAGTTCCCTGTTAAAGAAACTCACATTGTCCTTCGTTCAGAG GATGAAAACGGAAATAAGATGGTTAATGAATATGTCCGTGAACACAAAATAGGTGCCGGAAGCTATGGAAAAGTG AATCTCTATCGAAGCCGTTTGGATGGCAAACATTATGCAATAAAG GTATTTCACAAGTCTCATTTGTTAAAGCTGCGAGTTGGACCCTCAGAAACTGCCATGACTGATGTTTTCCGTGAG GTTTCTATCATGAAAGTTTTGGGTCATCCAAATATTGTCCATCTCATTGAGGTCATCGATGACCCCACGACAGATCAGTTTTTTATGG TTCTTGAATATGTAGAAGGCAAATGGGTCTGCGAGGATACTGGTCCTGTTAGTAGCGTAGGAGAAGACACTGCTCGGAAGTACTTGCGTGACATTATTTCTGGTTTGATGTATCTTCATTCTCAT AATATAGTGCATGGAGATATCAAACCTGATAACTTATTAATTACTGGTTCTGGCACTGTTAAGATCGGGGATTTCAGCGTCAGCCAGGTTTTTGAG GGTGATAATGATGAGCTCCGTCGGTCTCCTGGAACTCCAGTATTTACTGCACCTGAGTGTTGTTTAGGTGTAATCTATCGTGGAAAAGCTGCTGATACATGGGCAGTTGGAGTAACTTTGTACTGCATGGTTCTGGGTAATTACCCTTTTCTAGGAGAGACTTTACAAGATACATATGACAAG ATAGTAAATAACCCGTTGTTACTCCCGGATGATATGAACCCTCTCTTGAAGAAGCTGCTTGAGGGCCTTCTATGCAAAG ATCCTACACTACGGATGACTCTAGAGGATGTTGCCCAGCACGAATGGGTCATGGGAGGAGATGGGCCGATTCTTGAGTACTTGTGTTGGTGTAAGCGCAACAATCTTGAGAAAAGAGTGTCTGCAGAGAGTGAAGCAGATGCTCAAACTTGA
- the LOC140809281 gene encoding fasciclin-like arabinogalactan protein 11, protein MDQKIPLIFSVPFFLLLLFQCTKTLAQPPATAPSGPTNITRILEKAGQFTTFIRLLQITLLGDQIDTQLNNSNQGLTVFAPTDNAFSSLKTGTLNTLTNQDKVALVQFHVLPTFLSMSQFQTVSNPLRTQAGDTRNGEFPLNVTTSGNQVNISTGVDDATLGNTVYTDNQLAVYQVDKVLLPWSIFGPPSPAPAPVSGGTENKKANSAAATDSPADSSGATGDAVPGAVAFGAALFGIFYL, encoded by the coding sequence ATGGACCAAAAGATCCCTTTGATCTTCTCTGTCCCATTTTTTCTACTGCTTCTCTTCCAATGCACCAAAACCTTAGCTCAGCCACCGGCCACCGCCCCCTCTGGTCCAACCAACATAACCAGAATCCTCGAAAAAGCCGGCCAGTTCACCACATTCATACGTCTCCTACAAATCACACTACTAGGAGATCAAATCGATACCCAACTCAACAACTCCAACCAGGGTTTAACAGTCTTCGCTCCAACCGATAACGCCTTTTCGAGCCTCAAAACGGGCACGCTCAACACTTTAACCAATCAAGATAAGGTGGCATTGGTCCAGTTTCATGTCCTTCCGACTTTCCTGTCCATGTCACAGTTCCAAACTGTGAGCAATCCACTGAGAACTCAGGCCGGGGACACCAGAAACGGGGAGTTCCCATTGAACGTCACAACTTCCGGGAACCAGGTTAACATTTCCACCGGAGTCGACGATGCCACCTTGGGGAACACCGTGTATACCGACAATCAGCTGGCTGTGTATCAGGTGGACAAGGTTCTTCTTCCTTGGAGCATCTTCGGCCCGCCTTCTCCTGCTCCGGCACCGGTGTCTGGTGGTACTGAGAATAAGAAAGCCAACTCGGCTGCCGCTACTGATTCTCCGGCTGATTCTTCTGGGGCAACTGGTGATGCTGTGCCTGGCGCGGTGGCCTTTGGAGCTGCGTTGTttggaatattttatttgtga
- the LOC140810707 gene encoding aquaporin PIP2-2-like, with protein MVKDLEAERAAYAAKDYRDPPPAPLFDFGELAKWAFYRALIAEFVATLLFLYVSVLTVIGYSRQSDTANGGDECGGVGILGIAWAFGGMIFILVYCTAGISGGHINPAVTFGLFLGRKVSLIRALLYMVAQCLGAICGVGFVKAFQKAYYNRYGGGANMLAPGVNKGVGLGAEIIGTFVLVYTVFSATDPKRSARDSHVPVLAPLPIGFAVFMVHLATIPFTGTGINPARSFGAAVIYNKEKAWDDHWIFWVGPFIGAAIAALYHEHILRASALKALGSFRSHA; from the exons ATGGTGAAAGATTTAGAGGCGGAGCGTGCGGCGTACGCGGCAAAGGACTACCGCGACCCACCGCCGGCGCCGCTTTTCGATTTCGGAGAACTCGCGAAGTGGGCCTTTTATAGAGCGCTTATCGCAGAATTCGTCGCCACCCTTCTTTTCCTCTACGTAAGTGTGTTGACAGTTATCGGCTACAGTAGGCAGTCGGACACTGCGAACGGTGGCGATGAGTGCGGAGGAGTGGGGATTCTCGGCATTGCATGGGCCTTCGGCGGCATGATTTTCATACTTGTTTACTGCACCGCCGGTATCTCCG GAGGGCACATCAACCCGGCGGTGACGTTTGGCCTGTTCCTTGGCCGAAAAGTGTCCCTGATAAGAGCGTTACTGTACATGGTAGCGCAGTGTTTGGGGGCCATCTGCGGTGTGGGATTCGTTAAAGCATTCCAGAAAGCTTACTACAACAGGTATGGCGGAGGGGCAAACATGTTGGCCCCGGGGGTTAACAAGGGAGTAGGATTGGGTGCTGAAATTATTGGGACCTTCGTGTTGGTGTACACTGTGTTCTCGGCTACAGATCCCAAGCGAAGTGCTCGCGACTCCCACGTTCCT GTGTTGGCTCCACTTCCGATTGGATTTGCTGTTTTCATGGTTCACCTGGCCACCATCCCTTTCACCGGCACCGGAATCAACCCCGCCAGGAGCTTCGGCGCCGCGGTAATCTACAATAAGGAAAAGGCCTGGGATGACCAC TGGATTTTCTGGGTGGGGCCTTTCATTGGAGCTGCGATAGCTGCACTGTACCATGAACACATTCTGAGGGCTTCAGCTCTCAAGGCTTTGGGATCATTCAGGAGCCATGCTTAA